In the Campylobacter showae genome, one interval contains:
- a CDS encoding molybdopterin synthase catalytic subunit: MQIFEGSLDAKAITNAWYDEFKDKNCGALITFTGIVREEGGISALSFDIYEPILRKWLAGWEQKAKDLGAYVLFAHSRGDVPVHESSYVAGVVSPQRKVALRLINEFVEDFKANAPIWKYDVIGGERIYAKERSQAIKGAGLLG, translated from the coding sequence ATGCAGATTTTTGAAGGAAGCCTAGACGCCAAGGCGATCACAAACGCCTGGTACGACGAGTTTAAGGACAAAAACTGCGGCGCTCTCATCACGTTTACGGGCATCGTGCGCGAGGAAGGCGGCATAAGCGCGCTTAGCTTTGACATCTACGAGCCGATCCTGCGCAAATGGCTAGCGGGCTGGGAGCAAAAGGCGAAGGATCTGGGCGCATACGTGCTTTTTGCGCATTCGCGAGGCGACGTGCCGGTGCACGAGAGCTCCTACGTCGCAGGCGTGGTAAGCCCGCAAAGAAAGGTCGCCTTGCGGCTGATAAACGAGTTTGTAGAGGACTTTAAGGCTAACGCGCCGATCTGGAAATACGACGTCATAGGAGGCGAGCGCATCTATGCAAAAGAGCGCAGCCAAGCGATCAAAGGCGCCGGACTTTTAGGCTAA
- a CDS encoding MFS transporter, which produces MVKSALPLSFIIGSRFFGLFIILPVISVYALELEGATEFLVGVLIGVYAMSQITFQVVFGYVSDRFGRKNSMLIGLLVFIVGAAICAVATDIYTMIFGRFIQGSGAIGAVAIALMSDMTKEEVRGHAMAMMGAFIGISFTLSMILSPILSAKYGLSSLFYLSIAVTVVCIVLLYTAVGEEPKFTHSQAKMPAVKLLSNKNLLLMNISNFMQKMLMSAAFIVIPIAIVKYFGMDKKDLSGIYSVATVFGFIAMGIGGAIGETKRITKQILVIGVSLFVVCYGLFALSLGHKPLFYAGVIIFFIGFNLHEPILQSMASKFSKVSQKGAVLGIFNAFGYMGSFIGGIGGGTLLKFYGLSALSAVVTVLCVMWLIALKWLDNPNIFKNIYLPSDTDADLAEIEKQKGVVECYKNAQNLVVKYNSKLTNEAEIKRILGV; this is translated from the coding sequence ATAGTAAAAAGCGCATTACCCTTATCTTTTATCATCGGCAGCAGGTTTTTCGGACTCTTTATCATTTTGCCCGTTATCAGCGTCTACGCGCTTGAGCTTGAGGGGGCGACCGAGTTTCTAGTCGGCGTTCTTATCGGCGTTTACGCGATGTCGCAGATCACGTTTCAGGTGGTTTTCGGCTACGTCTCGGACCGATTCGGGCGCAAAAACTCTATGCTGATCGGACTGCTGGTTTTCATCGTGGGAGCCGCGATCTGCGCCGTGGCGACTGATATCTATACGATGATTTTTGGTAGATTTATCCAGGGCTCGGGCGCGATAGGAGCCGTAGCGATCGCGCTTATGAGCGACATGACCAAAGAAGAAGTGCGCGGACACGCGATGGCGATGATGGGCGCGTTTATCGGCATTAGCTTTACGCTTTCTATGATACTTTCGCCGATACTTAGCGCCAAATACGGCCTTTCAAGCCTCTTTTACCTCTCGATCGCGGTTACGGTCGTTTGTATCGTGCTTTTATACACGGCTGTGGGCGAGGAGCCTAAATTTACGCACTCGCAGGCCAAAATGCCGGCCGTAAAGCTACTCTCAAACAAAAATTTACTACTCATGAACATCAGCAACTTCATGCAAAAAATGCTGATGTCTGCGGCCTTTATCGTGATTCCGATCGCTATCGTGAAGTATTTTGGCATGGATAAAAAAGACCTCAGCGGCATCTACTCGGTCGCGACGGTGTTTGGCTTTATCGCGATGGGTATCGGCGGCGCGATCGGCGAAACAAAGCGCATCACAAAGCAAATTTTAGTCATCGGCGTCTCGCTTTTCGTCGTTTGCTACGGACTTTTCGCGCTCTCGCTCGGACACAAGCCGCTGTTTTACGCGGGCGTGATTATATTTTTCATCGGTTTTAACCTGCACGAACCGATCCTGCAATCCATGGCGTCCAAATTTAGCAAAGTAAGCCAAAAAGGCGCGGTTTTAGGCATCTTTAACGCCTTTGGCTACATGGGAAGCTTTATCGGCGGCATAGGCGGCGGTACTTTGCTTAAATTTTACGGCCTTAGCGCGCTTTCCGCCGTCGTGACGGTGCTTTGCGTCATGTGGCTGATCGCGCTAAAATGGCTAGATAACCCCAATATCTTTAAAAATATCTATCTGCCGTCTGACACGGACGCCGATCTAGCCGAGATCGAGAAGCAAAAAG
- a CDS encoding MoaD/ThiS family protein yields MVEIEFLGPIKMHNLKLEAANLSEVKEKLGEYAQLGEWLKICAVAVNDEIASSLDAPLKDGDKISILPPVCGG; encoded by the coding sequence ATGGTAGAAATCGAGTTTTTAGGCCCGATAAAGATGCATAATTTAAAGCTAGAAGCGGCAAATTTAAGCGAAGTAAAAGAAAAACTGGGCGAATACGCGCAGCTCGGCGAGTGGCTAAAAATCTGCGCCGTCGCCGTAAACGACGAGATCGCAAGCTCTCTTGACGCGCCGCTAAAAGACGGGGATAAAATTTCCATTTTACCGCCGGTTTGCGGAGGTTAA
- a CDS encoding non-canonical purine NTP pyrophosphatase: MKIVLATSNSDKVREIKDFLKDYEIYALREICEPFEIAEDGATFAANALIKARAVQAKLRELNLADEFIALSDDSGISVEALGGRPGIYSARFSDMNERGQITGKNATDASNRAKLISELKALNLTSSPAFYTACIAVSSKLGDFTAHGFMHGTAINEERGSNGFGYDSLFIPKGFTRTLGELDEGTKLKISHRSKGLGLIKYVLKSLEGKFGR; encoded by the coding sequence TTGAAAATAGTTTTAGCAACGTCAAACTCCGACAAAGTACGCGAAATAAAAGATTTTTTAAAAGATTACGAAATTTACGCACTGCGCGAAATTTGCGAGCCCTTTGAGATCGCCGAGGACGGCGCGACTTTTGCCGCAAACGCGCTAATCAAAGCTCGCGCCGTGCAGGCAAAACTACGCGAGCTAAATTTGGCGGACGAGTTTATCGCGCTAAGCGACGATAGCGGCATCAGCGTGGAGGCTCTTGGCGGCAGGCCCGGGATTTATTCGGCGAGATTTAGCGATATGAACGAGCGCGGGCAGATAACGGGCAAAAACGCGACCGATGCTAGCAACCGCGCAAAGCTGATCTCGGAGCTAAAGGCGCTAAATTTGACTAGCTCGCCCGCGTTTTACACCGCTTGTATCGCGGTTAGCTCAAAGCTTGGCGACTTTACGGCGCACGGCTTTATGCATGGCACTGCGATAAACGAGGAGCGCGGTAGCAACGGCTTTGGTTACGACAGCCTCTTTATCCCCAAAGGCTTTACGCGCACGCTTGGCGAGCTAGATGAGGGCACAAAGCTAAAAATCTCACACCGCTCAAAGGGCCTTGGGCTCATAAAATACGTGCTAAAGAGCCTTGAGGGGAAATTTGGGCGCTAA
- a CDS encoding HAD-IB family hydrolase: MNLVLFDFDGTITRDDSLLEFIAYVVGFKKFFRGIFWLSPVLIGYKLKICSNNYARRRLMTYFFAGMSADKFAQICKKYSNTHIEDIVKFSAMAKIAEYKANGDKVVIVTASLEDWLAPWCQAQGLGLLGTRIKKKGGVITGEIDGANCYGAEKVRRVREAYDTDAFERVIAYGDSRGDKEMLEFADEAHYRAFE; this comes from the coding sequence ATGAATCTGGTTTTATTCGACTTTGACGGGACGATCACGCGCGATGATTCGCTGCTCGAGTTTATCGCCTACGTCGTGGGATTTAAGAAATTTTTTCGGGGGATTTTTTGGCTTTCGCCCGTTTTGATCGGCTATAAGCTAAAAATTTGCAGCAACAACTACGCTCGCAGGCGGCTGATGACGTACTTTTTCGCAGGTATGAGCGCGGATAAATTCGCTCAAATTTGTAAAAAATACTCAAACACGCACATCGAGGATATCGTGAAATTTTCCGCGATGGCAAAGATCGCCGAGTATAAGGCAAACGGCGACAAGGTCGTGATCGTGACGGCATCGCTCGAGGACTGGCTGGCTCCGTGGTGTCAGGCGCAGGGGCTTGGGCTACTGGGCACTCGCATCAAGAAAAAGGGCGGCGTGATAACGGGCGAGATAGACGGCGCTAACTGCTACGGCGCGGAGAAGGTGCGCCGCGTGCGCGAGGCGTATGATACGGATGCCTTTGAGCGCGTGATAGCCTACGGCGACAGCAGGGGCGACAAGGAGATGCTGGAGTTTGCCGACGAGGCGCATTATAGGGCGTTTGAGTGA
- the yedE gene encoding YedE family putative selenium transporter → MNFSNSKWFIVSGAALGALGALLVYFGNPGNMGVCAACFLRDTAGALGFHRAGVVQYVRPEIIGLILGGFLASVLWTKEFSATTGSSPFVRFFLGFFAMIGCLVFLGCPWRAFLRLGGGDMTAVAGVVGIFAGVCAGVFFKKLGYGLTHETKTQAAIGVLPTVMGILLLASLALGLKLGENGALFSSAKGPGSMHAPVLISLGFSIVVGALMHKSKFCSVGAFGRLFKKDFSMFTGIISIVVFASIVNLALGQYKFGFEGQPIAHNDVLWNFLSMTLAGLCFSLSEGCPGKHLVQMGTGNLSSVIFVIGMAAGAAVAHNFLLASSPSAITAAAPWAVAMGFVFAVYVGFFHKKAA, encoded by the coding sequence ATGAATTTTTCAAATTCAAAATGGTTTATCGTTTCAGGTGCGGCGCTCGGTGCTTTAGGCGCGCTACTTGTGTATTTCGGCAACCCCGGCAACATGGGCGTTTGCGCGGCTTGCTTTTTACGCGATACGGCGGGAGCGCTCGGCTTTCACCGCGCAGGAGTCGTGCAGTACGTGCGCCCGGAGATCATCGGGCTCATTTTGGGCGGCTTCTTAGCTAGCGTGCTTTGGACGAAGGAGTTTAGCGCGACCACGGGCTCGTCGCCTTTCGTGCGCTTTTTTCTAGGATTTTTCGCGATGATCGGCTGCCTCGTGTTTTTGGGCTGCCCGTGGAGAGCGTTTTTGCGTCTTGGCGGCGGCGATATGACGGCGGTTGCTGGAGTCGTCGGTATTTTTGCGGGCGTGTGCGCGGGCGTATTTTTCAAAAAGCTTGGCTACGGCCTCACGCACGAGACTAAAACCCAGGCCGCGATAGGCGTTTTGCCGACGGTTATGGGTATTTTGCTGCTTGCGTCGCTGGCTCTTGGACTGAAGCTTGGCGAAAACGGCGCGCTTTTTAGCTCCGCAAAAGGCCCGGGCTCCATGCATGCTCCTGTCCTGATCTCGCTTGGTTTTAGCATCGTCGTGGGCGCGCTAATGCACAAAAGCAAATTTTGTAGCGTCGGGGCGTTTGGTAGGCTTTTCAAAAAGGATTTCTCGATGTTTACGGGGATCATCAGCATCGTGGTCTTTGCTAGCATCGTAAATTTAGCTCTCGGACAGTATAAATTCGGCTTTGAAGGCCAGCCTATCGCGCACAACGACGTGCTTTGGAATTTCCTTAGCATGACGCTAGCAGGGCTTTGCTTTAGCCTGAGCGAAGGCTGCCCGGGCAAACATCTCGTGCAAATGGGCACAGGCAATCTAAGCTCGGTAATCTTCGTCATCGGTATGGCGGCGGGCGCGGCGGTAGCGCATAACTTCTTGCTTGCCAGCTCTCCGAGCGCCATAACGGCGGCGGCTCCGTGGGCGGTGGCGATGGGGTTTGTTTTTGCGGTTTATGTGGGATTTTTTCACAAAAAAGCCGCTTGA
- the nspC gene encoding carboxynorspermidine decarboxylase produces the protein MNEILSKIKTPAYVCEEAKVRKNLEILKRVKDESGAKVLVALKGFAFSGVMGLVGEYLDGATCSGLHEAKFAAKYARGEIHTYSPAFKDEDIDEVLALSKHVVFNSFAQWAKFKQKALAAGVTCGLRVNPELSVAPTDAYNPCGRYSRLGITRANFDEDALDGITGLHFHALCEESAQSLETVLMAFEEKFGEFILRMKWVNFGGGHHVTKEGYDVDLLINLIKNFRAKYGVEVYIEPGEAVGWQTGFLAASVLDFVQNEKTIAILDVSAEAHMPDTVLMPYRPAVRGESKGGKFIYRLGGNTCLAGDIVGLDAGEPEYKFDAPLSVGDKVIFEDQIHYTIVKNTTFNGIKLPDLLLLKENGVLVTVREFGFEEYERRN, from the coding sequence ATGAACGAAATATTAAGCAAAATAAAAACGCCCGCCTACGTCTGCGAAGAGGCCAAGGTGCGCAAAAATCTTGAAATTCTAAAACGCGTCAAGGATGAAAGCGGCGCGAAAGTGCTAGTCGCCCTAAAAGGCTTTGCATTTAGCGGCGTGATGGGGCTTGTCGGCGAATACCTAGACGGCGCGACATGCAGCGGCCTGCACGAGGCTAAATTTGCCGCAAAATACGCTCGAGGCGAGATTCATACGTATTCGCCCGCATTTAAAGACGAGGACATAGATGAGGTGCTAGCGCTCTCAAAGCACGTGGTTTTTAACTCCTTTGCGCAGTGGGCGAAATTTAAGCAAAAAGCCCTAGCCGCGGGCGTTACCTGCGGACTTCGCGTAAATCCGGAGCTCTCCGTCGCGCCGACTGACGCTTATAACCCGTGCGGCAGGTATAGCCGCCTGGGCATCACTCGCGCAAATTTTGACGAAGACGCGCTTGATGGCATCACGGGACTGCATTTTCACGCGCTTTGCGAGGAGAGCGCGCAGAGTCTAGAGACCGTGCTGATGGCGTTTGAGGAGAAATTCGGCGAGTTTATCCTGCGCATGAAGTGGGTAAATTTCGGCGGCGGACATCACGTGACAAAAGAGGGCTACGACGTGGATCTGCTCATAAATTTGATCAAAAACTTCCGCGCAAAATACGGCGTCGAGGTCTACATAGAGCCCGGCGAAGCGGTGGGCTGGCAGACGGGATTTTTAGCCGCTTCGGTGCTTGATTTCGTACAAAACGAAAAAACCATAGCCATCCTAGACGTCTCGGCCGAGGCGCATATGCCAGACACCGTGCTGATGCCCTACCGACCGGCGGTGCGAGGTGAGAGTAAGGGCGGTAAATTTATCTACCGTTTGGGCGGAAATACTTGTCTAGCGGGCGATATCGTGGGGCTTGACGCGGGCGAACCGGAGTATAAATTTGACGCGCCGCTAAGCGTGGGCGATAAGGTGATATTTGAGGATCAGATCCACTACACGATCGTGAAAAATACGACCTTTAACGGCATAAAGCTGCCTGATTTACTGCTTTTAAAAGAAAACGGCGTGCTTGTAACCGTGCGGGAATTCGGCTTTGAAGAGTACGAGAGGCGAAACTAA
- the yedF gene encoding sulfurtransferase-like selenium metabolism protein YedF produces the protein MQIDCRNLACPEPVIRTKNALEGLKNGEKLEILVNSIAPKENISRFLKNQNVEFSVEQNGAETKITAVKGESKLELTNFDEFVCEITPKTKKTVVYLNEEYAGSGDVGVSLLAKFLGALLQVEKPEYVICVNNAVKMTTNRAHPSFKPLKDLEAAGVKILSCGSCLEAYKLVSDLSVGEMSNAYEVMQILTTHEQIKL, from the coding sequence ATGCAAATCGATTGTAGAAATTTAGCTTGCCCTGAGCCGGTCATCAGAACTAAAAACGCGCTTGAAGGCTTAAAAAACGGCGAAAAGCTTGAGATTTTAGTAAATTCCATCGCTCCTAAAGAAAATATCAGCCGCTTTTTAAAAAACCAAAACGTCGAATTTAGCGTTGAGCAAAACGGCGCCGAGACAAAAATCACCGCCGTTAAAGGCGAATCCAAACTTGAGCTAACGAATTTTGACGAATTTGTCTGTGAAATCACGCCAAAAACCAAAAAAACGGTCGTTTATTTAAACGAAGAATACGCCGGAAGCGGCGACGTGGGCGTTAGCTTGCTGGCTAAATTTCTAGGCGCGCTTTTGCAGGTGGAAAAACCGGAGTACGTCATTTGCGTAAATAACGCCGTCAAAATGACGACGAACCGCGCTCATCCTAGCTTTAAACCGCTTAAAGATTTAGAAGCTGCGGGCGTCAAAATTTTAAGTTGCGGCAGCTGCCTAGAGGCGTATAAACTCGTAAGCGACCTAAGCGTCGGCGAGATGTCAAACGCCTACGAAGTCATGCAAATTTTAACTACGCACGAGCAAATCAAACTATGA
- a CDS encoding molybdopterin molybdotransferase MoeA has protein sequence MKEFMSYEASLEILHSTLAPWDRVEKVTLTQALDRRIAVDIAAQDNYPERPVSAMDGYAFAWQEGLSELELITDLPAGSDKGLKVEGIKCVKTFTGSLMSEGTDTLIPVENVEVSGGKILIKKPVPRGFAVREVGESYKKGEILIKKGATIGYAETALLAELGIFNVSVFVRPRVAVLATGSEIKDLGEPLENAAQIHSSNHVGIAAMVRKMGGEPVLCEIVRDRAELVKDAIVRALKSADVLVTTGGISMGDYDFVKGALGENFDIIIDGAAIKPGRHIKVAKAGEKYIFALPGFPYSAMVMCVLYVRVLLNAWFGASEPKITAIMDEDYKKRSPFLEFTAVNLVNRDGKIYVNLDGKKLGSSAIVNNLTNDAALLIIPKETEFIAKGEIVEVLKMV, from the coding sequence ATGAAAGAATTTATGAGTTACGAGGCCTCTCTTGAAATTTTGCACTCTACGCTGGCTCCCTGGGACCGCGTAGAAAAGGTCACTCTCACGCAAGCACTCGATCGCCGTATCGCCGTAGATATCGCGGCGCAGGATAACTACCCGGAGCGTCCAGTCTCGGCGATGGACGGCTACGCGTTTGCGTGGCAAGAGGGCCTAAGCGAGCTCGAGCTCATCACCGACCTACCCGCAGGCAGCGACAAAGGGCTAAAGGTAGAAGGTATAAAATGCGTCAAAACCTTCACCGGCTCGCTAATGAGCGAGGGCACCGACACGCTAATCCCGGTCGAAAACGTCGAGGTGTCAGGCGGCAAGATCCTCATCAAAAAGCCCGTGCCGAGGGGCTTTGCCGTGCGCGAAGTCGGTGAAAGCTATAAAAAAGGCGAAATCCTAATCAAAAAAGGCGCGACGATAGGCTACGCCGAGACCGCGCTGCTAGCAGAGCTTGGGATCTTTAACGTAAGTGTATTTGTACGGCCGCGAGTCGCGGTGCTAGCGACGGGAAGCGAGATAAAAGACCTCGGAGAGCCGCTAGAAAACGCCGCGCAGATCCACAGCTCAAACCACGTAGGCATCGCGGCCATGGTGCGCAAAATGGGCGGCGAACCCGTGCTGTGCGAGATAGTGCGCGACCGAGCCGAGCTCGTAAAAGACGCCATCGTCCGCGCGCTAAAATCAGCCGACGTGCTCGTCACCACGGGCGGCATCAGCATGGGCGACTACGACTTCGTCAAGGGTGCGCTGGGCGAAAATTTCGACATTATCATCGACGGCGCCGCGATCAAACCGGGCCGCCACATCAAGGTCGCAAAAGCTGGAGAAAAATATATATTCGCGCTGCCGGGCTTCCCGTACTCGGCGATGGTGATGTGCGTGCTCTACGTGCGCGTGCTGCTAAACGCGTGGTTTGGTGCTAGCGAGCCTAAAATCACGGCGATCATGGACGAGGACTACAAAAAGCGCTCACCGTTTTTGGAGTTTACGGCGGTAAATTTAGTAAATCGTGACGGTAAAATTTACGTAAATTTAGACGGCAAGAAGCTCGGCAGCTCGGCGATCGTAAACAACCTAACAAACGATGCCGCGCTTTTAATCATCCCAAAAGAGACCGAATTTATCGCAAAGGGCGAGATAGTCGAAGTGCTGAAAATGGTTTAA
- a CDS encoding formate dehydrogenase subunit gamma, translating into MTRIFSLLSVFACWAFAIEASPSTNQYQSNIWAAGRIENIKPYEDGLGPIFTFIQGNDYFAIAALSLILAVIGAFVLHFLIIGPKHFSHDGKKVYAFNMIERVSHGAAAIAWIVLIPTGVIMMWGAELGGGAFVRFCKDIHGLATILFAVSVPPMLIAWTVRMLPAVYDIRWMLIVGGYLSKVKRPVPAGKFNAGQKAWYWVAIPGGIVMILTGAAMFFLDFRTPDVASWLGVSQIEVLRASALVHNVLGIVCAVFFLVHIYMAAIAIHGAIWSMITGYKEEEEVYVLHHYWYQELISKNKIPVSEYEKTYPKLK; encoded by the coding sequence ATGACGAGAATTTTTAGTTTGCTTTCGGTTTTCGCCTGTTGGGCCTTCGCTATCGAGGCGAGTCCCAGCACGAACCAGTACCAGAGCAATATCTGGGCTGCTGGTAGAATCGAAAACATTAAGCCTTACGAAGACGGTTTGGGGCCGATTTTCACGTTTATTCAGGGCAACGACTACTTCGCGATAGCGGCTTTGTCGCTTATTTTGGCTGTTATCGGCGCGTTCGTTCTGCACTTTTTGATCATCGGACCGAAACACTTCAGCCACGACGGCAAAAAAGTCTATGCGTTTAATATGATAGAGCGCGTATCTCACGGCGCTGCGGCGATCGCATGGATAGTGCTCATACCGACTGGCGTCATCATGATGTGGGGCGCTGAGCTTGGCGGCGGCGCGTTTGTTAGATTTTGCAAGGACATCCACGGACTGGCTACTATTTTGTTTGCCGTTTCGGTGCCTCCGATGCTGATAGCTTGGACCGTGAGGATGCTGCCCGCGGTTTATGATATCAGATGGATGCTGATCGTCGGCGGATATCTCTCAAAGGTTAAACGTCCCGTACCTGCTGGCAAATTTAATGCCGGTCAAAAGGCGTGGTACTGGGTAGCTATCCCTGGCGGTATCGTGATGATACTAACCGGCGCAGCTATGTTTTTCCTTGACTTTAGAACCCCTGACGTTGCAAGCTGGCTAGGCGTATCTCAGATCGAAGTTTTAAGAGCTTCTGCACTAGTTCATAACGTTCTCGGTATCGTTTGCGCAGTATTTTTCCTAGTACACATCTATATGGCGGCTATCGCGATACACGGCGCTATCTGGTCGATGATAACTGGCTACAAAGAAGAAGAAGAGGTTTACGTACTTCACCACTACTGGTATCAAGAGCTTATCTCTAAAAACAAAATCCCGGTATCTGAATACGAAAAAACTTATCCAAAATTAAAATAA
- the selD gene encoding selenide, water dikinase SelD — MIYNDKRLTKFVRAAGUAAKLDPSGLNKTIGDLNLAHPNLLSNIGTNEDASVFKITDDIALVQTLDFITPVADDPFIFGQIAAANSLSDVFAMGGKVLNALNIVGFDSCNLNGEILGEILRGGQDKVAECGGVIVGGHTIETQQMYYGLSVTGVVSPNSFWSNNAAREGDALILTKPLGTGILSTAIKADLLNLTQIEQAVETMRQLNFYAVDVLKGVNVTAATDVTGFGFLGHLSEMLNDKISFEIYPDNMPVIAAAREFADMGIIPEGSYKNREFASKFVSGDADILLYDAQTSGGLLLAVPQSEANLALSRLKEAGYESSAVVGVAKKRGEYGINLR, encoded by the coding sequence ATGATTTACAACGACAAACGTCTCACGAAATTCGTCCGAGCGGCGGGTTGAGCAGCCAAGCTTGACCCGTCGGGTCTAAACAAAACTATCGGCGATTTAAATTTAGCTCACCCAAATTTGCTCTCAAACATCGGCACAAACGAGGACGCGAGCGTCTTTAAGATCACGGACGACATTGCGCTCGTGCAGACGCTTGACTTTATCACGCCGGTGGCGGACGATCCGTTTATATTCGGTCAGATAGCGGCTGCAAACAGCCTAAGCGACGTGTTTGCGATGGGCGGCAAGGTGCTAAACGCGCTAAATATCGTCGGTTTTGACAGTTGTAACCTAAACGGCGAAATTTTGGGCGAAATTTTGCGCGGCGGACAGGATAAAGTCGCCGAGTGCGGTGGCGTGATCGTGGGCGGACACACGATAGAGACGCAGCAGATGTATTACGGCCTTAGCGTCACGGGCGTCGTTTCGCCAAACTCCTTTTGGTCAAACAACGCCGCGCGAGAGGGCGATGCGCTCATACTTACAAAGCCGTTAGGAACGGGCATTTTAAGCACGGCGATCAAGGCTGATTTGCTAAATTTGACCCAAATCGAGCAGGCCGTCGAGACGATGCGGCAGCTAAATTTCTATGCCGTGGATGTGCTAAAAGGCGTAAACGTAACGGCGGCGACCGACGTTACGGGGTTTGGATTTTTAGGACATTTAAGCGAAATGCTAAATGATAAAATCAGCTTTGAAATTTACCCTGATAACATGCCCGTGATAGCAGCCGCGCGCGAGTTTGCCGATATGGGCATCATCCCCGAGGGTAGCTACAAAAACCGCGAATTTGCGTCCAAATTCGTTAGCGGCGACGCTGATATCTTGCTTTACGACGCGCAGACTTCGGGCGGACTTTTGCTAGCCGTGCCGCAAAGCGAGGCAAATTTGGCTCTATCTCGTCTAAAAGAGGCTGGTTACGAGAGCTCGGCGGTCGTCGGCGTAGCTAAAAAACGCGGCGAATACGGCATAAATTTACGCTAG